Proteins from one Pongo abelii isolate AG06213 chromosome 19, NHGRI_mPonAbe1-v2.0_pri, whole genome shotgun sequence genomic window:
- the LOC129050994 gene encoding uncharacterized protein LOC129050994 codes for MLVQGREEGLVPGHPTVNPGRCAVNSWVRPGILFTVNPGRCAVNSWVRPGILFTVNPGRCAVNSWLRPGILFAVNPGRCAVNSWVHPGILFAGNPGRCDVSSWVRPGILFTVNPGRCDVNSWVHPGILFAGNPGRCAVNSWVRPGILFAVNPGRCAVSSWLRPGILFTVNPGRCAVNSWVHPGILFTVNPGRCDVSSWLRPGILFAVNPGRCDVSSWLRPGILFTVNPGRCAVSSWVRPGILFAVNPGRCAVNSWVHPGILFTGNPGRCDVSSWVHPGILFAVNPGRCAVNSWVRPGILFTVNPGRCDVNSWLRPGILFTVNPGRCAVNSWMHPGILFTGNPGRCAVNSWVRPGILFAVNPGRCAVNSWMHPGILFTGNPGRCAVNSWVRPGILFLRVLQSPLGCCEMRQAVGTWF; via the coding sequence ATGTTGGtgcagggaagggaggagggtcTAGTGCCTGGCCACCCCACTGTAAATCCAGGGAGGTGTGCGGTGAATTCATGGGTGCGCCCTGGAATCTTGTTCACTGTAAATCCAGGGAGGTGTGCGGTGAATTCATGGGTGCGCCCTGGAATCTTGTTCACTGTAAATCCAGGGAGGTGTGCGGTGAATTCATGGCTGCGCCCTGGAATCTTGTTTGCTGTAAATCCAGGGAGGTGTGCAGTGAATTCATGGGTGCACCCTGGAATCTTGTTTGCTGGAAATCCAGGGAGGTGTGATGTGAGTTCATGGGTGCGCCCTGGAATCTTGTTCACTGTAAATCCAGGGAGGTGTGATGTGAATTCATGGGTGCACCCTGGAATCTTGTTCGCTGGAAATCCAGGGAGGTGTGCGGTGAATTCATGGGTGCGCCCTGGAATCTTGTTCGCTGTAAATCCAGGGAGGTGTGCTGTGAGTTCATGGCTGCGCCCTGGAATCTTGTTCACTGTAAATCCAGGGAGGTGTGCTGTGAATTCATGGGTGCACCCTGGAATCTTGTTCACTGTAAATCCAGGGAGGTGTGATGTGAGTTCATGGCTGCGCCCTGGAATCTTGTTCGCTGTAAATCCAGGGAGGTGTGACGTGAGTTCATGGCTGCGCCCTGGAATCTTGTTCACTGTAAATCCAGGGAGGTGTGCTGTGAGTTCATGGGTGCGCCCTGGAATCTTGTTCGCTGTAAATCCAGGGAGGTGTGCGGTGAATTCATGGGTGCACCCTGGAATCTTGTTCACTGGAAATCCAGGGAGGTGTGATGTGAGTTCATGGGTGCACCCTGGAATCTTGTTCGCTGTAAATCCAGGGAGGTGTGCAGTGAATTCATGGGTGCGCCCTGGAATCTTGTTCACTGTAAATCCAGGGAGGTGTGATGTGAATTCATGGCTGCGCCCTGGAATCTTGTTCACTGTAAATCCAGGGAGGTGTGCGGTGAATTCATGGATGCACCCTGGAATCTTGTTCACTGGAAATCCAGGGAGGTGTGCGGTGAATTCATGGGTGCGCCCTGGAATCTTGTTCGCTGTAAATCCAGGGAGGTGTGCGGTGAATTCATGGATGCACCCTGGAATCTTGTTCACTGGAAATCCAGGGAGGTGTGCGGTGAATTCATGGGTGCGCCCTGGAATCTTGTTTTTAAGGGTCCTGCAAAGCCCGCTGGGCTGTTGTGAAATGAGGCAAGCTGTCGGTACCTGGTTCTGA